The segment GAATGAGCGAAGGGTCCTTATCTGTCCTGTATAGCGGTCCAAACTAAAGAGACTGTGGTCACTAACTTCCTGCAGTGAAAATAATAACCAGCCGTTGTATCCGATATCTGCGTCATATGCTCTGACTTTAGTCACCAAATGACCAGCGTTCACATTATGGGGAATCTCTTCCACACCCTCCGCAGAACCGTTAGTGCTGACTGGATACAAGATCACTGGAACGTTGTCGTTCTGATCCAGAATAAACACGTTCACTGTCACGTTACTGCTCAGAGACGGAGTTCCAGAGTCTGTAGCGAGAACATGGAAGTGGGAAGTCTTTAGTGTTTCAAAGTCAAAGCTTCTCAGCGAATAAACAACACCAGTAGcggaatttatatttaaaaaagatgaCAAATCATTCTGCGTTCCATCACCTCTAATTATTTGATACGATATCACGGCATTTTCATCAATGTCTCTATCAAAGGCGCTTACAGAAATGATAGACGAATCGGCTTCATTATTTTCCATTATATAGAGGTCTAAAGGATTTATTACAAATTCCGGCGAATTATCATTCACATCAGAAATCTGAACGCTGAGAGTGGTCGATGCAGTCAAAGACGGCTGTCCTAAATCTGAGGCTGTTATTGTAATTTCGTACTGTGAACTCGTTTCTCTATCTAACCTATCTTTTGTCACTAAAGAGTACATATTGTCTTTTAAAGAAGgctttagctcaaagggaatatTTTTGTTTAACTGACAAATCACTTTACCATTGGTCCCTGAATCTTTATCGGTCACACTGATGAGAGAAATGACCGTTCCAGGTTTAGAATCTTCAGGGATGTTCTTATAAAGTGATGTCATCTCAATCTCTGGCCGGTTGTCATTCACATCAATAATCTTAATAACAACTCTACAGTTTGCAGACATTGATGGATGTCCCTTATCTGATGCCTGAATATCGAGTTTATAAACTTCTGCATCTTCAAAATCAACTTTTCCCTTTACACGTATTTCACCTGTGACCTGATCGAGCTCATAAACTTCATGCACTTTGCTATTTAACGTTGCAAAACTGTATTCAATTTCACTGTTTGGGCCCTCATCCATATCAGTTGCATTTACTCGAATAACCACCGTGCCAACAGCAGAGTTCTCTTGTAATGTTACAGAATATGTCTCTCGACTAAATACAGGGCGATTATCATTGATATCtagaatagtaatagtaatgttAAGAATGCCTGATCTCGGAGGATTCCCTCCGTCAACTGCTGTTAAAAGCAGCTTGTATGTAGTTGTAATCTCCCTATCAACAGCCTTCTTCAGGACTAAAAACGGCATTTTATCCTCATCACTCTCTCTAACTCGAATTTCAAAATGATCATTAGGACTTAACTTATAGGTCTGGACCGAATTCGTTCCAGAATCTGGATCAACGGCCGCCTGTAACTGATAATCGGCACCAGGCAGTGTATTTTCAGAAATTCTTAGTCGCTGTTCTTTATCAGGAAACCTGGGAGAATGATCG is part of the Carassius carassius chromosome 33, fCarCar2.1, whole genome shotgun sequence genome and harbors:
- the LOC132113959 gene encoding protocadherin alpha-2-like isoform X6, coding for MEAGGQKSRWGYCWIAFCIYFILGFGQQISAQMRYSVREEVKEGTALGNIAKDLGLEVSSLMDRMFRIVSGSKEELFQINQENGVLYVHKKIDRESLCAGSGVCMVNLKTVIENPLEIHYVEVEISDINDHSPRFPDKEQRLRISENTLPGADYQLQAAVDPDSGTNSVQTYKLSPNDHFEIRVRESDEDKMPFLVLKKAVDREITTTYKLLLTAVDGGNPPRSGILNITITILDINDNRPVFSRETYSVTLQENSAVGTVVIRVNATDMDEGPNSEIEYSFATLNSKVHEVYELDQVTGEIRVKGKVDFEDAEVYKLDIQASDKGHPSMSANCRVVIKIIDVNDNRPEIEMTSLYKNIPEDSKPGTVISLISVTDKDSGTNGKVICQLNKNIPFELKPSLKDNMYSLVTKDRLDRETSSQYEITITASDLGQPSLTASTTLSVQISDVNDNSPEFVINPLDLYIMENNEADSSIISVSAFDRDIDENAVISYQIIRGDGTQNDLSSFLNINSATGVVYSLRSFDFETLKTSHFHVLATDSGTPSLSSNVTVNVFILDQNDNVPVILYPVSTNGSAEGVEEIPHNVNAGHLVTKVRAYDADIGYNGWLLFSLQEVSDHSLFSLDRYTGQIRTLRSFTETDEAQHKLIILVKDNGNVSLSATATVIVKVVEPKEAFAVSDVKNTVNDEEENSVTFYLIITLGSVSVLFVISIIVLIVMQCYKSTDYASKYLQDTNYDGTLCHSIQYTSGDKRYMLVGPRMSIGSTIVPGSNGNTLVIPDRRRRDSGEPKGPGADWRYSASLRAGMQSSVHMEESSVMQGAQGVLVQNWPTASSAPDNEGGEVSPPVGAGVDSNSWHFRYGPGPGGPPHLKPGEVPPEAFIIPGSPAIISIRQGDGDDKSDFITFGKKEEAKKKKKKKKEKKDKREKGKDDDDD